The DNA window ccagtgttagacttgctggggtccaggaCCGAAAGCCGAAGCCCCGTCGCCTGGGACTGAAACCCGGGGCTCTGagtcccaccacctggggctgaaaccgaagcctgagcaatgtagcttcgccGGGGCGCCTGTGGCTACCCCCTAacaccggccctggcttttatatgcagaaaaccaggtATTGTGGCATGGGTGGACTGTGAaggttttatagcatgttggtgggggctgcagaaagaaaaaggctgagaaccctGCTCTACTCTATATAAAAATTTGATTAACCTGAATGTAGAGGACCAGATTAGTATTGAAGCGGTAGGAAAACTCAACAGAATGAATGGGGCCACACTGAAAAAGTAATGCAGTGTATCTTGGTGGGGGACATAAAATAAAACCTGTAAAGTATTTTAGCACAGCAGCCTGACTCTGCCTCAGCACTAAAGGGTCctctgaaacaaaagcaaaacaaacatcaTCTGGACTCTCCTAGGATCTTTCACTTTATGGTGGCAATGTGCTCTTGGAGTAGGGATCTATGTTAATCTTTTGTAACTTTTTCCCTTATTTAGTTGAACTAAACCCTGTCTGtgttaatttgatttttaaacctAGTTTATATTGATTTAGCTTAGCTTCACAGGGACAGTTTAAAGTTACACCTTTATTTAAACTTGCATAACTGAATATACATTAAGGCCTAAAATAATTTTTAGAAGCTTTTGATTTTATACAAAGCTTTTACCTATATAAAATAAGCCTGATCCATTTGAGGGTGCAGTGTGAGATGTATCCAATCAAACTTTTAACTGACTGCTAGGCAGATATTGAGAGTTGTGTATGGTTCTTTTAGAACTATATTTTGTATAGTATTTTCAGAtgtctatttttatttctatttaatatGTCTATGGGCTGAGGTGATGGATGCCATTTATACATGTAGACAAGTAGACAGcaattttggttttttaaatatgtaGGATGAATTTTCACAAACACTGCAATATATGGAGATTAATCTCTACCCAAAAAATTAAGCGTATACATTTTTAAGACTGTGGATCAAAAATTTAAGAGTTTATTGGCTAAGACCCTATCCTGCCAAGACTTTTGAACTTGCTTACTGCACGTGAGTAGacctattgtcttcagtggaattgctcgtaaatctttgcaggatctaGGCCTAAAGAACTATATGACTTTAGCCCCCTTCCATAAATGTCTCCACAGCCAATTCTATGGCCCCAGGTGCAAGTATACTCATGCTGACTATTGCCTGTTTCTGACTCTAATATTAATGAAAAGGTTCAGTGCTGTACAGTGTTGGTTTGGGACTGCTCACTTTTTTGCTTTGAAacctgaaatgtggtgtccacTCTGAATTCCTATTCAACACCTCTCAGGTTCTTTGAACCCTGTAGTACCATTGAATTGAAGAAAGTGAGAAGATATTTTAAGCACTTGTTCAGGTGGTTTTGTTTAAATCTTAGTTGTTTGTAAGAAATGTTTTTCTGTATCCTTCATATGTCTTTGGGATATATTTTATCTCGCAGTACACAAGGTGTAGGCAGGAAATGTTAGTGCAAAACACTTTCTTCACCAAATGTGTCCATTTTGCCAGTGTTGCATACTTACTATAGTGGAAGAAACTGTTGCATTTACCACACTTGTGAATGCATTTGATGAGGGTTAGAGGGATCTTCTGTAACTGGGCTTTCAGCTAATTACTAGACACAAGAAACATTGGAAAAAAACTACTAATCAGTAACATCTGAAATGTATATGTTACACTTCGGTAAGGACTGAGCTGCGGTGGAATAATACTGTTTACTAGATATGATCCCAGTAATCAAGTTATTGTCTAGATCTGAATTTCCTAAGAATTTGTGGCTGAGGTTTGGATCTGGTGTTTCTGCTTAGGCCCATCCCTAGTTTTTTTAACCTGTCTAATTGTAGAGGCGTATATAAACTATAAATCATTTTATGCTAACTGTAGGCCCAAAGTTGGATATTCAACAAAATTTCCATAAGTCATCAGTCATTACAGTGGCAGTTATCCTAGTTAAGTCTGAAATGAATCTCCTATTGTCAACTGCagtctctctttttatttattattaaataaagttATTGATAACATTCTCAACCTCCTTTTGggctgaaaagaaatgtttttcatgtttgtttttaggTCAGAGgtgatgtttaaaaaacaacaacaaaagccttTCACCAAAATCcattaagttattttttttttttttttgagaggtgTATGCAGTGACAGACCAACCATTTTCTTCCACATGCTCCTGTCAGATACTTTTAGCAAGTGTAATTCAGCAATAACCAGTGTGGGGGCTGAAAGATAtacgtgtttaaaaaaaaaaaaaaagtgagttctGCAAGGTAAACACTTCTTAGCTGAAACATATGTCCCACACTGTACATTGATAGCATGTTCTTATCACAATAAGTACAGTCTATATGAAACCCCTAGTAAAGACCTATTTCTGTTTTACTGAGCAAATCCAAAAGAGAAGCTTCTGATAAGACAGACATGCTGAGAGGAGATCAGAAGAACTGGGCACAATGGCCCATTATCTGTGTATCACAACTGCACCGGTTGGTTGGTTTGtccctccttgggacccagccaaaaaaaaaaaaatattctctcttatttcagagtagcagccgtgttagtttgtatccacaaaaataaaaggagtgcttgtggcaccttagagactaacaaatttatttgatcataagctttcgtgagctacagctcacttcatcggatgcatgcagtggaaaatagagtggggagttttatatatacagagaacatgaaacaatgagtgttaccatacacacagtaatgagagtgatcaggttagtgtatggtaacacgcattgtttcatgttctctgtgtatataaatctccccactgtattttccaccaaatgcatccgatgaagtgagctgtagctcacgaaagcttatgctcaaataaatttgttagtctctaaggtgccacaagtactcctcttatctccccctgcaccccttttctattctttttttctttcatcctcctcctataaatAATAGCAAGTAGATGAAAAtaaaagtgaggtaccttgattgttcttGTCGTCTAACTTATTTTTCTACAGACCACTTGAAAACTGCTTAGGGTCTCGAccgaccacttaatgatctttccaaatattgtaaaaaaaatgttggggtgtggggtctggccaggagctagggtgagggagggagctcagggttggggcaggaggttggggtgtggcgCGTTTACCTGTGGCTGCTCCTGTTTGGGGTGCAgatgggaatggggtggggagtgcaggagctactgtttggtgctcaggatgggggtggggatgtgggggggtgcaggagtcagggtagggggaggctgggggggttgAAGGGTCAGGGGGctcggggtgtgtgggggggtgcagggatcagggtgggcagagggctggggtcgtgggggtacTCACggcaaggggctggagggggtatgccGCGATTCcagccctttccccaaggccccgcccctccgCCGAGCGTGCTGAGGctccgctcttccccctccctccggccggcaaacagctgatcggcggcagggagagggggaggggcggagcacgctgggggaagaggcggggggagggaggaacctggccgccctgcagcagcagcagcagccccaagcTTCTGCCCCCCGAGACGGGGGCATGgtaaatccagccctgggagGGTGAGGCGCTCAGCGGCTAGGGGCGGAGGGAGccaagccagccagccagccaaccagCCCGCTCGTCCGCCCCCCTGGGCCGAGGCGGCGGGAAACCCCGGGCGATGCGCGGCGCAGCCGCCCTTGCCCCGCCCGGCCACTCCGGGAGCGGCTCTGATTGGCTGGCCCGTCCCGTGCCCCGCCCCGGGGAGGTTCGGGGGTGGAAGGTCGGGACGCCCCAGGGCCTGGAGCGAAGGTTCCCGCGGCAGCGCGGCTCTGCCCGGGGAGGGCAGGTCAGTGCCGCTGGGCGTCTGGTGGCCCTGGGgctgccggggcggggggggcagagacAGGGGCAAGTGCCTGGCTTTGTACTTCTGGCGTGGCGCTGAGCGAGGCCCTGTCCGCGGGcggcggggtgggggctgagcgAGGCTGTgcttggaggggggaggaggtgttTTCTGCGTGTTGCGGTTGGGGGGGGCCCCCAGACCCCGGAGATGGTGCCGTTGCCCTCTGGTCGCGGCTGGTTCCCTCGCCTTGCCGGGGCAGGACTGTTCTCTGTTTGCTAGCGTCTTGCTCGCAAGCTGCTTTCCCGCCGTCACTCTGCATCCCGCTGGGGGTGACCACAGGGGGTCTGTCAAACCCTTCTTACAGAAACGAGCCGGAACCAGCCCCCGCCTCTGAGTTTCCCCAGGCCGTGGGGAGGTTTGGATCCGGATTTGTGGCTGGCgcctgtgtgtgtgtactgggctGAACCCAGGCCTAGATCCAGACACCCCTGAGCCTggggaaagttcagatccagatctgatcATGGCAACATGACCCAGTCTCTGCCTGTTCAGGGAAGTTCTGGGCTAGAGCTCTTGCAGGGCCATGAGGTTTGTTGCCCCTTACGTTGTCGTTATAGGGAATTGCCTGAGCTGCTTGACACGGAAGCATTACCAATGGCCTCTGTTAAGGAGCAGCTTCAGTGCATCTGTCTCAAACCATTAGACACTGAACCACCTTCCTAACACGCTGCTTCTCCTTGGCCTTCAGGTTCAGTGTTCATCAAAcccatttaaaatctgttttaatatTCTGTACTTAATGTGTGTGATGTCCTTTCACTTAGTCCAGAACTGTTCTTTCATATGGGATGTTTCTCCCTCTCACTTGCATCCAGATACACGGATATCATGGTATATGCTTTCACGTTCTTAGGATTTTAAGTTTGTGGTGCATGTTTGTTCTTGTTTCTCAATGATTGCCAATACCTTGTCTAAAAACAGAGCAGTACAGGGAAGTTTGCATTACTGTTGCCCAATCTttagtcattacacaaaaacTATACATCAATAGAGAACTTCCGTTTCAAATGTTATCAAGTTAATACTTTTGTGAGCATTAAAGTaagttgaaaaataaatgtgcatttGCATGAAAACTGTGTAAAGGaaggagggaatgaaaagaattaATATAACTCTGATTTCCTTGTTATGTTCCCAGAATGGGTTTGGACTGGATAGGCTTTGGCTATGCAGCATTGGTTACATCAGGTGGAATAATTGGCTACGCAAAAGCAGGTATAGTATTGATAAAGCCTCAAACTCTCTGGTGCATCATTGAATCAGATGTTGGGAAATGGAACCACCCCTACTCCCCTCATATCAAAAGTAAAATATCAAGTTTTCTGCACAGTGTAGATTCTTGTAGAAAGAGGTTATCTAAGTGTTCATGCTGTTCTTAACTTTGACAGTTTAAGGTTTATGCAGATCTTTCACTGTAGTTGGGAGTGGACAGCTGTAATTTAAGTTGGTGGTCTTTTGTGATAAACTCACAATCAGGCATACCAGTCGTCTGCTGATGGCTTTATGTTCTTTGGGTGAATCGCTGTAAGCTTGCTTCAGAAAGGCTTTATGGCTGATGTCTTGAATATCAATGAcctactttatatatttttcagaTAACCTATAAGAAGGTTAATTGCTGgtagtttttaattttgttttttacaattgATACCAGCACCATCTTGTACTGTACAAATGGTCCCCTTATCACTTCTAAAAATGGTTCATTTAGAAGAGTAACTGCAAGTATTTAGGGAGCTCAGCTTTCCATTTTAACCTTTCTGTAAGTAGTGTGACTTGTTTATGCTGTGTCAGAATTATTTAGCAATATTTCTTTGCAGAGCTGCATTGAATATATTTGCACTTGGAActttattccctgctctgctgcttccAGTTCTGCTTTTCTTGGTTTTCATTCCTTCATACAGAACTGTGGATCATCAGCTGTTAAAATTCTTGCAGTGGGAGGCCTCAATTTATGTGGAAACCCTCACTCAATTTTTAGGATAGACCCATGTTTAATGTGGACTGTGGAGTTCGCAGTTACCCGCCAGCCTGCTCCTACATCCCTGAATTCAGTAAGAGTTTTGACCACAAATATGAATAAATTGGAGCTCCAGAGAGCTTGTTAATGTGCTCCCACTTGCTTGTTTCATCCTGTAGTGTAGATGACCAGTCAGGATGGAGGTAATGAACAACATTTGGAACTTGCACTAAACTTTTGATTAGTAtttctcagagcactttacaaaatggtaagcattattatcctttgtttccagatggggaaactgagacccagaATTTAAGTGACTTTTCCGAGGTCATGTGGTAATTCAGTGGCCAAGCgagaaatggaacccaggtctcctgactcgcaatctgagaggaatgattttttttgaggggaggagTAAAAGCAAGTGAGGTGACTTGACTGGGTATGAGAGACTGCTAATAACTGAGACGTGCCTGTGCCAGTAAAAGTACAGGAcaagcatgttaaaaataaaggaagagtAGCTGAGCAAATGGCTCGGTCCATCATTATATTCACTTTATTCTATAGTTATCTATTTTTAACTTAAACCTGAAAATGTTCAACCAGTCAGATACCTGACCATTCTGATATCCTTGCAAAAAAGAGATGCCTTATATAATGATGTCACTACTGACAGAGTAGGCtctttaatacattttttcttttttaaaaaatgttctccGTGTAAATTACCTCTATTGTATATTCCTCTGTGGAGATCCTTATGAACTTGCGATATTACGTTCATATGTCAAATCTATTATTGTAGTGCAAGTCTAGGGAGCGTTATCATCTTCATCTTTTATAGGTGGAGACCCTGCCTGACCATATCTTCAGAATGTCCAAGGGTGTTTGTAATAACTCAAGGGGTTTTGTTTGGGTCCAACATAAGTAGTGAAACATATCTTGCTTATGTTGTATTCAATGGGGTGCTCCAAAACCAATCTGCAGGCATGCCAGGGAAATCCTGGCATCACGTTAcctaaccccctccccactccctgcccagttGTGTcatggaatgtgggggggggaagcgggtACCATGTGTGAGTAGCTGTGAGCATGGGCATCTCATTATTGTTGATCATTGGGGCAAAATTCAGGAATGCAGTGGCCATTCTGTGGAAAATCAGTTACTCAATTTGCAGGAGAAACTGTAGCTACGTTGCTGAACTAGATGGGAATAGAATAGCCAGTTGCTAATGTGCACGTCTTTTCCTTACACAAATGAGTGTATCCTacacctcctctccctccatcccctgctTTATCCCAGATGTGGGATCTGAACCAATAGTGCAGCTGATGATTAATGACTGAAGAATGATCGGCTTCCTACAGCACTAAGTGCTCATCATTCTGGTAAACTTTGAGTAAAGGCTTTTATCGTACTAGCCTTACAATTTCAGACCATTTTAGTGGTGACCTGCAAATGGAACAGACagaatgctaggtttcagagtagcagccatgttagtctgtattcgcaaaaagaaaaggagtacttgtggcaccttagagactaacacatttatttgcgcataagctttcgtaagctacagctcacttcacaccaTTAGCAATAGGTGTGGAATGCTCCTCTCATCATGGTTGATGAAGGCATTCATCACTTATTAAAGGTGATGACATTTTGTCAATTCCATTTGCAGGTTGTCTACAAATCACTGAGGATAAGACTGATAATAGCATGCATCTTCTGTCAATAGAGCAGGGTTATCTTTTGCACTAAGGACCAGATCTAAAGCCCACTCAAGTCCATGAGAATCGTTTTTTCCATTGTCTCcaatggctttgattttgggcTTTTTGTGTGTTTAACCTTGAATACTTCTATTATTGGTGCCTTCTAGCCCTTCTTGGTAAGTTGTCTAATAGTCTTGCCTAGCTagtttaaatttcctttttctaatctCAGGTCATTGCTATGTGAGATCTGTATCACCCAACATAATTAATTCCTTCATTTCATGCTAGTACCTCTCGAGCTTCTGGAAACATTTTATGGGGCGGAAAAACAAGTTCTTTTACCCATCAAAGGTCATGTCTAATGCTTTTATTCTAGTGACTCTTTTTGTGTTTGTAATTTATCAATGACTTATTTGCATGTTAAAGAACTAAATGCTGTAATGTTACCTGCAACTAATCTAGAGTTATTTGGTACTTTGTTAGGATCTATATCATGATTTTCTTAATAAAAGCCAGCCTATTCAAATATTAACATCCCTCTCACTTTTGATCTAAATTCTAGTCTACCTTATACAGTAGACATATAACGAacatgattgtttttttttaactgcttggtTTATGGACCAAGTTTATGTCTGATCTTCTAATAAGTGCAGTATGTTTGATTTATTCAAGgtagtgtcccatctctagctGCTGGTCTTCTCTTCGGGAGCTTAGCTGGCTGGGTGCTTACCACTGTCTCAGAATCCAAAAAACGTGTGGCTTTCTCTGAGTGAGTCTACTTTAAAATATCTATGTAAAACAAACATACTGCTATGTTAATAACACTTCAAGGGTGTATATTATGGTGCAGCAGTAGGGTGCACCATAGTTAAGATTGTGCTCCAAAGTTCAGTTTTAACCGGGCATTTAAAACCTTATTTTGTAGAACTCTCACTGAAATGGCAAAAAGCAATACATAGAATATAAACTTAGAGCACTATTTGAAATTTTCATGATGgtttaatgaaaaatgaattgaTAGAGAGAATAATAAGAGTTTAATAATTATCCCCTTGGTatgtcttccccacccctccctgctaGACTGTCTCACTTTTCTTTGTACTCCTTTTGCAATAAATTTAAATCACTCCAGGCTCTGGCTTTTAGCCACATCATTGTCTTCATGTACTGATTCCTAGAATATCAGTTATACTGTACATCAGGTGTGTTTGTCTATAGAGCATTGTATGGCATTTTAGCCTTAATGGAAAACATATGCCAAGCCAAACCTGCCAAATTTCAGTTTGAAGAAAAATCTGCTGTGGGTATGAACGGTCATCACTTCCAGAAATAGTGAGAGAGAAACCCCCATCAATGCTGCCAGTAGCCTAGAGAAAAGAGGAGCCCAGGCAGGAGTTCAACTTTCACCTCTTCTATGTGCTGTTTAAATTCCTCTGCAATTCACTACCCCTATTATTGACTATAGTCATGAACCCCTACCTAGAAGACAGTTAGGAAAGAGGTGTTGACaccaccttttttcccccctccccagccccctttctttttaaaataagttaatagTTTATGCAAGTTCACTGCAAGTCCAGACCCCAGGTCTAAGATCACAAACCTAATCATCTCCACTGCAACCACACTGTCTTTCAGAGAGACTAAAACAGTTTTGGGTTTATCTTGTCCTTAACAGCTGTAAACCACATTCTTTTCCCAGAGCCAGGGGTTCTGATCATCAGTGTTCTACTGCTGACTAGTAAACAATGTAAGTCACTTGGAAGCGTGTGTCAAGTCCTCCTCCAGTGACTGCTCTAGAAAGGAAGTGCTCCTGTAGCTCAATAATAAGCGCCTAAGTTAGAGAACCTGAAGGTCAAGGAgttcaaactctgctgctgctggaaggcGGGGGTGTATGGTGGCATGCAATTCACACAGTGAAAAAACTACTTTTGGTCAGGGTTTTTGGTTAAAAATTACAATCTGTAATATGGTGTGAATTCCCAAAACGCATGTTTTGTATTGCAACTACTTGTCACAACATTTTGTTTGAGTAATCcagtggaggcagggggtgcatgaAGTGTAACCCTCTGTGTCTGATCCCCAGAGGACGTCCCTCTGTGACAACGCTCCGCTTGAGGGCATACCTCTTCAGAACAAGCTGTAAAATTGcatgcttttagctctagagGCCATTAGTTCAGTCCCCGGTCTTGGGCAAACCGATGGATGTCACATGTGCTGGTGTCTCGCGTTGAGCCATGCGCTTTATactggctgggaggagggagcacAATAGGCAGATCTGCTGTAATGCAGGGATGATACCCTACAGCTGCAACTGCTACTTCAGAGGTTCTCTGCAGCTGACAGGTTATGTTTTCACTGCTAACCTAGAGGATTGCTCTTGTTTACTTTATAATAACTTATAAATGGGGATAAAATGGTATAGGCACCCAATTTACTGGGGAACATCAGAGCCTTTCGCACTCCTCATAAGAGTCAATATAGACACTGCTTCAACAGTGCAATTTATTCCTCTGGTTCCCAGGGAGGTGCCGCGTCCTTTCTCATTGACTCTGGGAATTATACATCCAAgctgtagtttaaaaataaaaaaaacccaagaagttAGCAAACACAAATTAATTCAATGGCAGTTAAGGTTGTGGCACTCCACCCACTCAAACCCTAGAACTATGGAAATAAGTAATGGGGAAAGACTTGTGTATTCCCTTTCATCTTCATATTGCCTATAGCACTGTTGATATGCACTCCAGGGCTCTGTAAGGTTTTCGCTTCCATCTCCAACTGATGCCCCAAAGCAGTACATACCCCACCTTCATTAAACTTGCAGTAACACAAAACCTTAATGTCAGCAGTGTTAAGGCAAAATAACTTTCCAAATGTATGGAATGTGTGACAGTCAGATGTGCTGATCTGTTGATATAAAATAGGGATGGTCAAACTTTTTGACCttagggccacatctgggttcCATGGTGGGCCAtggatgctcacaaaattgggggttggggtgcaggaggaggtgagggctctggctgggggtgcgggctctgggttggggccagaattgaggagttcagggtgcgggagggggctccgtgctgggtcagggggttgggatgcgggacgAGGTCGGAGGTGCAGGCTGTGGGTGgctcttacctcaagcagctccgagaagcagcggcatgtccccaccTCCCGCTCCAACGCGGAGGTGCGACCAGGCGATTCTGCATGccgccctgtctgcaggcaccgcccctgcagcttccattgaccgtggttcccggccaatgggagctgcagagccggtgctttgagtgggggcagcaggcagagccccctggcGAATCCTACACATAagagccggagtggggacatgccgctgcttccaggagccacgtggagcACACATGGAGCagagcaagcccctgaccccgctcccccaCAAGAGCTCAAGGGCTGTATTTAAAGGTCTGATGGGCCggctgtgggctgtagtttgcccaccccgatataAAAGCATAAATTGTTTCCCCTTCTTCACATATATCCATGTTTGTAAGGTCTTGAGTGGAGATGTCTTAACTGCCactaaatataatttttgtttgATTACATTTATGGTGATCAGTCCATTAGGACTTAAAGcagttttaacaaaatatttgtgaaaggcAACAAGGTTAAATGCCAGTTCTGATCAGTACCCTAGACTATAGTTGTATACAAACTAGGGATCCATCCTGCAAACCCCCAATTTGAGTAAATAGGCCCATTAGAATTATTTGTAGAGGATTAAGCAGTGGATTTGTGCACAGATGGATCCACTAATCAAACCCCCATAAAGGGAGATGGTGACAGATATCTATCATTCTGCTCACTTTTATGTTTTGCAGTTGTTGCTATGGGCTGGCTACTCCATGATGGGGCTAAGGATTTCATCCTCCATATGTCTTCTGTGCTGAGGAATGAGCTCTGCACATTTTTCTAATCACTCAGCTTTTTCATTGGAGGTGTGTAGTAGTCAACGGTTTGGCCCTTCATTTTTAGCAGCTCCATGAATTTGCATGGGGACTGTGCCAGGAATAATTGATCAAGATGGATAATACTCACTCTTAGCTCAGCTAATGGAAGATAGTGCAGGTTCTTGAAATAAATTAACAATACTTAAGGTATATGAAGCATGCTAAATCTTCAAAGTCTTTTACAAACACAAATTAACTAATCCTCAGAACACCTCTGAGAGATAGGTGAAGAATATATTCTCACTGTTTCAcacgtgtgtgcatgcacacacacacgaatTGGGGAAACCGAGGTGCACAAGTTTTGCCCAAAGACTCGGAGGGAGTCAATGCCTGATTTGTGGTTAGAATAACTTATTTCTGATGAAAGATGAATCTTTTTCCAAGGAACTATAAGGACACCAGA is part of the Dermochelys coriacea isolate rDerCor1 chromosome 2, rDerCor1.pri.v4, whole genome shotgun sequence genome and encodes:
- the LOC119851555 gene encoding transmembrane protein 14C-like — translated: MVNPALGGMGLDWIGFGYAALVTSGGIIGYAKAGSVPSLAAGLLFGSLAGWVLTTVSESKKRVAFSDCIWNTDWSYGMRFYTLEKSCLLD